In Fragaria vesca subsp. vesca linkage group LG5, FraVesHawaii_1.0, whole genome shotgun sequence, the genomic stretch CATGTTTTTGTCTATTTGTGAAAACTTTACCCAAAAAGATAATGTGGGAGTGTGGATTGTAAAATAGGAAGAGTGAATTTCACCTCTCTTTATAAATTGGTCATTGGGGTGAAATTCATTTTCTTTTGGCTTTTTGGTGATCCAGCAAATGAAAACTGAATCAAAACATGGCTTAGCTTGTTGGGGATGTGTTGGACATGTTGGAGAGGTATGTATCCCACATAAAAAAAGTGGTAAAAAAATATATCTTATAAGTGGGTGGATCATACTCAATTGTACCGAGACATTTTGTAATTAAAATCCAATACCTTAAAGGTGGTGGTTAGGACAGTATCGATGCAAGATTGATCCACGGGCCGCGCTTGTTGTTGTTTAACATAATATCAGAACGGTTCCCTCTCTAAATATTTCTCCAATTCTCATGGGCCCAACTGGGTTCTATCTCTCGCCCAGTTCAGGGTTCATATCTCGCCATCGAAAAGTTCTGATTAGATTGTCACCAAGTGTCCCTTGGTTTGTTCCGTCCCAATTCATTCCATGTATAGACCTTGAGTCATGTTGCATGTGAGGGGGCGTGTTGGACGTGTTAGAGAAGAATATATCCCACATCAAGATTGATCCACGGGCCACGCTTGTTGCTGTTTAATAGTGATCATCCTGGCTTTTAGAGCGAAGAGTGTTGGCACTTTCATCGCTGCTTTGTTCAACAAAATGACACTTCAAGATAGTTTAGTTCTGGGAATCCTCATGAACACTAAGGGCGCATTTGTTACGTCAGACTAGACTAGACTGGACATGAGAAGACACTATAGCAAGAACAAGCCAGCGTTTGGTAACAACACGGATTATGTTTAATGAGTTTCCGTAGTCACCAACACATGCTCAACACCTTCTTAAGGAGCGGCCCAGAAATTGAGGGGGTTTACGGAAGACGGTATCGTAGACACTGTTTTTCTTCTCCTCGCAAATCTCTCATCAATTAGCTAGCCTCATCAATCTTTTTCTTCAATTTCTTCTCATCAGCGCTGATAGGTACTCAATCTCTAGTCATCGATACCTTAGTTTTTCTATAAAGGGGAATTCTGGTTCTTAATTTAATCATCAATATATCTCTCTGTCTCTCTCCAAATTGGTTAAAGATCGTCTACTACATGTAGACGTGAAATTGCACAACAGAGGTGAGATCAGACAACAACAAAGCACCCGACAACAATTATGAATGAAAGAGTGAAAGCCCAGTTGATGTTAGATATGAGAATTTTTATTCCGTCATAATCATTGATTTGATTTTGTTCTTTCTTCTCCTCTCTTTTTCTTTTCTTTTTCTTTAATTTTGTAGCTCAATGTTACAAGATCATTTTAGGATAACAAGAATTGGTCTCAATTATATTAGGACTAGTTGATTTGATTTAGTGCATATCAAAGAAGGAAGAGGGGGGGAGAAGAGATTTGGAGGTTTTATTTTTTATTTTTTTACAGACCTCATGTGCATTTGTATCATGTGTTTCGATTTGTTCATATATGAAGAAATATAAAGGAACTGAATGTTGAGATTTGGATGTTAATGTTATGCTTTAATTAATTTGATGCATTTTCCAACTGAATGTTATCTACTCATCTGGCTTTTAGTTTTCTCTAGGTAAAATGGTTTTTGGTGTCCACGCTTAGTATAGATACCATCTTAGCACTAAACATGAGTCAGAGTTATTATAAGAATAAGCCAAGCTAAAAGTGTTCATGCTTAGAATAGATATATATCATCTTAGCACCAAACATGAATCAGGCTGTCCATGCTTAGTATAGAAAGTAAGCCCAGCTATGGCAATCCAGCTGTGATACAAACGTACAGGAATTATACTCATTGTATTAAAAAAAAAATACTCGCCCCTTCCCGCGACCTAAAGGTACATGACTATTTTTCATTAACAGTTGCTTATAAAATCTGAAATGCACATATGCAAAGCTAAAACATATATGGGAGGGGTTCTAACGAGAACCGTTTGGTTGAGGATTAGTCGAGGATTTTCTAATTAATGGTTTATTACGTCCACTTTTTAATCACATTTTTTCATCTCAACCGTTTAGTTTTTAGGTCTATATAAGATTATTTCTACAAATTTTCAGCCAAATTGGTGATCATTAAGGAATCAAATTAAATCAAATCAATGGACGATCCAAATTTGTCAAACATGAACCGGTCATGTTTATAATCGGCAAATCATATTTATAAATGCCTTAATGATTCTCAATTTGGATGCAAATTTATAAAAATGATCTACTCATACATATCTACAAGTTAGACAGCCAAGATGTGAATATGCAATCGAAAAGAGGATGAAACGAAGAAGTCCTCAACTAAGTGGTTCTAATGCCAAACATATACATATATACATTTCTCTTTTCTGAAAGTATATGGCTGACAAGCTATTCATAACTCATTGTACGGGCTTTGGTCAACCAAACATACGGAGTAATGTTGGTAGCAGTTTGGGCAAATGACGGTTCCGGTTGGACCTTTCCTAGCCCTCTTTTGCAAGTCCACCAAGTGTTCTACCCTAAATCAACATATAGAAGCATACAAAATGTAGGAGTTGAAACAGAGCTTTGAATTCTTGCATGCAAGCAATGCATCCCGCATCATAAGCTTCATCGAGACTTTCACTACTAGAGAAAACCCATTTAAAGACAATGTCGTTTGGGATGGAACAACTTTTCGTCCCCCAAACACATAGACAAAAAAATTTGTTTTGCGCGTCCCTAATAGTTTTGTTTACAGAAATCTCCATACCACGTTGGTTAGAGACAAATATTTTTCAATTAGGGACAAAAAATATACGTCCCAAAATTTAATTGGAGACTAAATAAGTATTTTGGATTTCTATAAAAATTGATAAAATTTAAATGGTTAGTGGCGCCAAATTTCAAATTTCAAACAAAATGATTTAGGGACGAATTTTCTTAAGATTTGGGGATGAAATCTTTTTGTCCCTAATTGCTGGCGGTATTTTCTTTTTTAAACTTGTCATTTGCGGAGTTGGTAACATAAATAGTGCGTAGCGATTTGACATAGTCCACCCGCCTTATTGTACTATTTTTTTTCTTATTAATAAATTTTCGGGTTAGGACGAGTTGGTCCTTATTCCCCCGCTTACCCAAAAAAAAAATTATTACTAACAAGTAAAGACGATGAAGACAGTAGTTAATAAAATTTTGAAACAAGTTATTTCATGCTTCAAAGTACACGAAGCGCGGATGCCTTAATAATATAGAAAATTTCATCTAAGTCACATTCTCAACATTTTCTCCCACATAAGTCCACCATAATTTTTTTACCCACATAAGTCCACTTTGTGGCCCAAATCCATTAAGTTAGCTTTAGGCTATACCTAAAATACCCTCAGTTCTATCTCAATCAAAACCATCATTTTTTCACCATCTCTCTTTCATCAAAAAACTCTCTCTCTCTCTCNCTNNNNNNNNNNNNNNNNNNNNAGGGTTCCAATTTTTGGTGTTTCAGTGCAGAAGCGGTTCGCCGGAGGATGGCTGGAAGTCGGCTCCGATCCTATGTCTATTGTCTGGCCTCAATTTTATCCATGTATATTTGATAGTTTTCATTGGGGTTGGATAGTGTTTGAATCCTTTGCTAGGTAAGATGCGATTGCAATTTGGCTAGAGTTTGTTTCCTTTAGTTTTGAGATATTGTAAACAAAGAGTAGGGTGATGTTTTATGTTGTTGCTCTTCATTTGGAATTTCTAACGGTGTATGAGATGAATGGATCGAGATTTGTATCATTATATGATTGTATATTTTTAACACAGTTATAGTATTTATGTCACTGTGATAGTACATTTTAGACAGATTTGAGTAGATTTTGTATTACTTGAGTAGATCTTGTATTACTTTATAGTAGTTTTTATTTGGTAGTATTTTTGTCCTAGCGGTAGTATCTTTTGTTGGTGACGATAATATTTTTCGTTGCCGGCGGTAATAGATTTATTTTTTACGGTAATAGCTTTTGTTCACATCGGTAGTATCTTTTGTTGCTGGCGGTAATATTTTTTGCTGGTGACTGTAGTAGCTTTTGTTTACGGCGGTAATATCTTTGTTGATAGTAGTTTGTCATATGCTTGGTAGTATCTTTTGTGACCTCGCCGGAGGTCACCGGAATTTTAGTATCGTAGCTTTTGTAGCTGGTGGTAGTAGATTTTGTTATGTTCGGTAATATTTTTTGTTACTGGCGATAGTATTTTTTGTGACCTCGCCGGAGGTCGTCGAAGATCTCACCATAGTAGCTTTTATAGCCGATGATAGTAGTTTTTATAGCCGGTGGTAGTAGCCTTTGTTGCTAGTGACAGTATCTTTTGCAATCTTCAGTTACATTGTCGGAGGTCAACGGTAAAATTGTCGGAGGTCGGTTAGAAACTTTACCTGAAGTCTGCCAGAGACCTGTCAGTGGTAGTAGCTTTCTTTGCTGGTCGTAGTAGCTTTTGTTGCTATCGGTAATAACTTTCTTTGCTGGTGACAGTAGCCTTTTTTGTTATCGGTAGTATATTTTGTTGTCAGTAGTAGTAGCTTTCTTTGCTGGCAGTAGTAGCTTTTGTTGCTATTAGTAGTAGATTTCTTTGCTGGTGACAGTAATTTTTTTTGCTATCAGTAGTATCTTTTGTTGTCAGTGGTAGTAGCTTTCTTTGTCAGTGGTAGTAGCTTTCTTTGTCAGCGGTAGTAGCTTTTGTTGTCATTGGTAGTAGCTTTTGTGGTCGCTAGAATCCTCATAGATGGTCGGCCGGAAAGTTCGCCCGAGGTCGGTCGGAAAGTTCGCTGGAAGTCGGTTGGAAATTTTGCCGGAGGTCAGTCGGAGACCATTTATGGTTGTTGACTTTTTATATTAGTGACATTTTTGTAAATATAATAGAGAAAATCTAATTTTTTGGTTGGATGGCAGTCTGTAATTTTGTTGAACTTTAATACTTAATATAAGACTTTATTTAGGCTTGGGTGGACTTATATGGATAAAAATGTTTAGGTGGACTTATATAGGAGAAAATGTCTCCAAGTGGACTTCTATGTAATTGCCCCCTTAATAATAATACTGTATATTAATTAGGCGAAACTGTTTTCTTAGAGGAAGCCGGGCGGCCGGGCACAGTTTCATCAAACTACTCGATCGATTGCATATTGCAATTCGATACCATACATAATACACAGCTAGGAATAGGATGCAGCAAAATATTCAAAGCAACACTAGTACATGCATGCGGATCGATAGAATGAAGTAGTAGGTAACAAATTGATGAATTAACTGGTGTTTAATTTCCAGTGAGACCGCAAGCAAGAGCTTGTTTGGGTATGTTGTTGACATGTTGAACACCTTGGGCAAAGACGACTCCCATCCCCATATGCAAATGCGGCTCAATGTGACAGTGGAATGCCCACACTCCTGGGTTGTCCGCCACGAACCGCAGAGCCGTCCACCCGTATGGAAATATCACCGCCGAGTTCCGCAGCGGCGGGTTCTTCAGGTTGAACTTTCTCTCGTCTCTCTTGGGATCAAACTTGCCGTCTCCATAACCCAACACCCAGAAGTCGTGACCGTGAAGATGCCACGGGTGTATCTCGCTCACATTCTCGCTCAGCGCATTCGCATTCTGAAGAATCACGTCCACCGTGGAGTTCAGTGTCATCGTGTACACCCCGTTCCCGGTGGTCGTGTTGGGGTTCACCGGCGGCTTCATGACGTCGTAGTCATTCGGAAAGCTCTCCGGCGGGTTCACAGTGCTGAAGGCATTCTTTAAGCCGTACTTGATGGAGCCGAGGTAAGGAGTTGAGGGTAGGGAGAGGGAGACATTGTTGATGGCCCACTTGGTGTATCCGCCGTTGATTTTGTTTTGGGTGTTGAGGAGGGTGATCCGACGGTGAAAGGTTGTGGGGGGCTTTGGAGATCCCATTAGGGCAAGGATGCTGGTGGTGAAGGACTTGCTGTGGGTGTAATTGTTCCAGAGAGGAGTGACCGGAGGAGGAGAAGTGGGGAGCTTGGAGGCTGAGTTGGGTTTGTAATTGAGGAGGGTGAGGCCTTGTGGAGTCTTGGGTTCTCTTCCTCTCACTCCGATTGAAACCCAGTAGTTGTTCCTAGGGTTTTGGTTCGTGGTTATCAGCACTGAGTAGCTCTCGCCGGAGTAGATGTCCAGGTCATCAACTGCAAATGGTTGCACGTAATTTCCATCCGCTTCCACCACCACCATTTTGTGATTCTGCATCAACAACATTGCATGTGTATAGTAATTAACACCAATTAGTGAAGTCCGTTGATTTGCATGCATGTATTTCTTCATGTATCGATCAGTTTTAGCTAGCTAGAATGCCTTTAGATATAAACCATACACGTACTACTAGAGACCTAGCTTGACTTTAATCGAAGAGATCAGCCTGTACGTTTTAGTGTACGTAATTCAAACTTAAAATTCCTAGAATGATGAATATAAGAGCAATTGAAATTCTTACGTAGGTTTTTCTAGTGAGAAGTATTCAAATTTTGAATGAAAAGAGATGATTTTGGGAAATTGAAGCAAAAATGACAGCAAGATGGTGTAGCAATCATGTAGATGGAATTGTAAACAAAAACGTGAGGTGTGTAGTCGATCTAGTCTAGATTGGAAATATCTAGCTACGAAAATGACATCGAGTAGAGAGCGTATTCAGCGCACCCGGGTGCGCCGTACACCCGTCCATCTCCGCCGTCCATTTGACGCGGACTTTTGATTTTTTCAAAATGGACGGCGGAGATGGACAGGTGCGCGGCGCACCCGGGTGCGCTGTATAATTTTCACATTGAGTAGTAGTGTCGGTCTTGTTTCCTTTGTAATCATGCATATAGATCGAGGACACAACACTAGTTGATTTTGTCTGCAACCAATTATAGCTAGTTTGGATTCTATACATGGAGTTATGTATGTAGCTACAAAATAAACGTGCGTACCAATTCAAACACTAGCTAGTAACATGTGATCGCAGTAGTATACATATATATAATGATCAACACGTACACAAACAAAGGCACGCCATATATTCATTCAAAAGAAAGAAAGCAAAAGACACGAATCATAGATATGATGATTCATATTCATTCAAGCATGTGGTTCGAGTAGTAGCACTCAAAAGATAAAGAAAGCGAGGATACAACACATCCATAAGCGCGCAGCGCATGCATGCGTTGTAATCCATCCATCTGCAAACTTTGTCTAGCTCGTATATATCTTCAAGTTCATCATTTTGATTGATTCAAATCAGCTTTCTTAATTAGTTGTGTACGTTACTAGTGAGTAACTAGCTAGCTTCATACCCAAAGTTCAATTTAGTGTTTTGAAATTTTATAATATATGAGATGATGAAACAATAATAGACGCGCGCCTGCCAGCATCTCTATCTAAGATGGTTGTCACTGTCCACTCCAAAACCAGATAGATAGAAAGAAGAAACGTAATTTCCTTTTAATTTGGGTCTTCATGTTGTAGCTTTACGAAAGTTCTTTTGCTTCACTTTATCAAATACATATATATATATATATATATATATATATATATATNNNNNNNNNNNNNNNNNNNNTAAATTCCTACCGCCAACTTGACGTCTCCACCATCCCATCCCATCCCATGCGCACCGATTAATGGATTCCTTTGCCACAGACAACTTGATATCCGATGGCATGGATTATTGGTGGTAGTGAATTAGTGATAGTACTGCATGCTAGTGCTAGTGTAGGGAAACTTCTACGAGAATTAAGTACCATATATAAGATCGATCGAGAATAATCATTAACCAAGTCCTGCTATCCAACTGCTAGCTAGCTTTTTCATTCTCTCATATTCTCAACCACTATCCAACTTTTTGTTGTTGTGATTTGTCGAATTCTTGCAATATGATTCACAACCTAGCTAGCTACGCACTATTTCATTTCATTGTCAACTCTGGCCAACTTCAGCTCGTTACCACATATTTGGTTTTCAAAAATCATGTTTTTCTTTGACATGTTGGTGACTTATTCGATCTGTTCAAAATTCTAAGAACAACAGCTAGCTATAGTGAGAGTGAAGGAAAGATGGAATGGAATATATATAGTAGCGTACTTACCCCAATGGCGAGATTGAGGGAAGCAAGGGCAGTAGTGCTGGCGATTCTGAGCCTGTAAATCTTGTTGGGAAGAACATGTAGAATTTTGGGGGCGCATTGTTCCCCTCCTCCTAAACTGCACTTGCTTGAATTGCTGCTATAGTGCGCTCCTCCCGCGATAGAACAGTTGTATTGGCCCCTCCCATTCATCAACAAACTCTGATCAACCATATATATATGAGAGATTCGATCAGAAAGTGATACTCGTTTTAAACAACATGCATAAAACCAACCAAAAATATCAAATTATCATGTGTCAAAGATATTTATTTACCTTTATCCAAAAAAAAAAAAAGATATTTATTTACCAGTAATTATTCTCAGCCATATAGATATATCTCAATCTATCTGTATATATATAATCTAACTGTACGTATGGATCTAATTCTTGTAGCTAGCTAGCATAATGCATGTCGACTCAGCTTTTTTGTCTTCTTGCATTATTAATTCTGATTATTGTCCCTGTAATTTCTCGTTTCAGAGCCATTAGATTGATGGTAAACAAAACAATGTGATAGTCGATCTACCACCAAACACATTTCGCACTAGCACTCTTGCCTTTTATGGAAGTTTTATAATGTTTTGCCAGTTTTTGGCTACGTACCTTTTTGAAAAATCTAAATAATATAAACACAGCTAGCTTAACTTTTGTTTGTTAAACCAATAATTGATCCAGCTAGGAAGCCGACAGTGGTAGCTCTAGATAGCATGGGGAGTAAAAAGTTTACTGTATGCTGGGAATGATGAGAAAACCAAAAGCTTTGGAGGAGAAATAATGGAATATATATATGGAGGATAGCCAACCTGGGGTTCACCAATCCAACGCATCGGATTGGAAGAGAGGCCAACTTCTTGGTGGTGAACGCTCTCGTGCCACCAGTCGCTGAGCAGCAAGTTCAACTCGCCGTCGTAGTGAAACGGCTCTTTCTCTCCCTCTCCCACGTCCACTATCAGTGATCCGTACAAGCCTGCGCTTCTTTGCATTCCATAGTGCCCGTGGTAAAAGTATGTTCCGGCCTGCAAAACGAGTTTAGTTTTAGCTTCCTGCGTTACTATAGCTAGCTAGCTAGCTACTTATATATATATAGGTACTGCATGCAGTTGGGTTTACCTTATCGAGTTTGAACCTGTAATAAAAGGTCTCTCCAGGGTTGATGGCACACTGTGAGATGGAAGCTGTGCCGTCAGCCCAAGGTGTCCCCAACTGCCTGATACCGTGCCAGTGAATCACCACTCCCTCCGTGTGAAGTTTGTTGGTCAGTTCAACCACAACCGTGTCTCCGACTGTTGCCCTTATTGTCGGCCCCGGAAACTGCCCGTTGATTCCCATCACCACGTTCTCTTGGCAATCTGGAGACCAGAATACGTACTCCACATCCCATTTGAAGTGTCTCACTTTCGCTGCTTCCGCTGCTGCATGCCCCTGCAGGATCAACAACAACATGCCAAACACCACCCACATCATAACATTGTTATTATGACCTGCTTCCGCCATTGATTGATCAGTTAATCAATGGCCGGATATATACGTGAAGAGACCACCGGGAGAGAGAGAGAGAGAGAGAGAGAGAGAGAGAGAGAGAGAGAGAGAGAGAGAGAGAGAGAGAGNNNNNNNNNNNNNNNNNNNNAGAGAGAGAGACCACAAGAGCTAGCAGCAAAAGAAAGATATATGATAGTATGATGATTCCAGTTGGTATTTAACATGTGACGGCAGTATACTTATATGTATATAATAATGATCAATGTACACAAACAAAGGCATGCCATGCCATAACAAAAGACACGAATAATAATATCAAGATTCATTCAAGCATGTGGCTCGAGCAGTGGTAGAATTAGAAAGCGACTAGGATACAACATACCCCATCTGCAGCCTCTGTCTAGTATACATCTTACCCTTCAGGTTCATCATATATTTTTTGATCGATTCAAATCAGCCCTCTTAATTCTCCAAAAAAAAGTTCTCCTAATTGTGTTGCTAATTGATTAACATATGCCAGCATCTAGCCACCGAAAGATGGTTGTCGC encodes the following:
- the LOC101306047 gene encoding L-ascorbate oxidase-like — protein: MAEAGHNNNVMMWVVFGMLLLILQGHAAAEAAKVRHFKWDVEYVFWSPDCQENVVMGINGQFPGPTIRATVGDTVVVELTNKLHTEGVVIHWHGIRQLGTPWADGTASISQCAINPGETFYYRFKLDKAGTYFYHGHYGMQRSAGLYGSLIVDVGEGEKEPFHYDGELNLLLSDWWHESVHHQEVGLSSNPMRWIGEPQSLLMNGRGQYNCSIAGGAHYSSNSSKCSLGGGEQCAPKILHVLPNKIYRLRIASTTALASLNLAIGNHKMVVVEADGNYVQPFAVDDLDIYSGESYSVLITTNQNPRNNYWVSIGVRGREPKTPQGLTLLNYKPNSASKLPTSPPPVTPLWNNYTHSKSFTTSILALMGSPKPPTTFHRRITLLNTQNKINGGYTKWAINNVSLSLPSTPYLGSIKYGLKNAFSTVNPPESFPNDYDVMKPPVNPNTTTGNGVYTMTLNSTVDVILQNANALSENVSEIHPWHLHGHDFWVLGYGDGKFDPKRDERKFNLKNPPLRNSAVIFPYGWTALRFVADNPGVWAFHCHIEPHLHMGMGVVFAQGVQHVNNIPKQALACGLTGN